The DNA sequence TGGTCTACCGCACCGAACTGCCGGCCGACCTGCGCGAAAAGGGCGTCATTTTCACTGACCTGAAGACAGCCGTGGAGCAGCACGCGGACCTGGTGCAGGCTCACCTGTACTCGGTGGTTCCGGCTGAAGTTCCGGACGACACGACCATCGCTGCGCCCGGCACCACACCCAGCAAGAGCCCGGATCCCAGCGAGGGCAAGTTCAGCGCCCTGGCTGCCGCCCTGTGGACCAACGGCGCGTTCGTGTACGTGCCGCGCGGCGTGGAAGTCGAGTTGCCCCTGGGCTCCTTCCGCGTTATGAGCGAAGCTGGCACCTACACCGCCACCCGCACGCTGGTGGTGGCCGAGGAAAACGCACAGGTCACCTTTATTGACGAGCAGGACAGTGAAGAACTTCCTAACACCTACGCCATCGGCGCGGTTGAGCTGGTGGTCAAGCAGGGCGCACGCCTGCGCTACGTGTCCATCCAGAACTGGGGTAAGGGTGTGACCCACATCCAGCGCCAGCGTGGCGACGTGGCGCGCGACGCGACGCTGAACAGCCTGGTGGTGACCATGGGCGGCACGCTCTCGCGCACCGAGATGCAGTCCTACCTGCGCGGCCAGGGTTCCGACAGCGAGATGCTGGCCCTGTACTTCGCCAATGAAGACCAGCACTTCGACCACTACACCCTGCAGCATCACGCCGCCCCCAACGCCCACAGCGACCTGCTGTACAAGGGTGTGGGTGACGGTCAGAGCGTCGGCGTGTTTTCCGGCATGATCAAGGTGGATCTGGGTGCCCAGAAGACCGACGCCTACCAGAAGCACCGCACCCTGATGCTGTCCAGTGAGGCGCGCAACTTCAGCGTGCCTCAGCTGGAAATTAACGCCAACGACGTGCGCTGCAGCCACGGCAGCACCACCGGTCCCGTCGACGAAGAACAGCTGTTCTTCCTGCGTTCACGTGGCATCCGCAAGGAACTGG is a window from the Deinococcus malanensis genome containing:
- the sufD gene encoding Fe-S cluster assembly protein SufD, with protein sequence MTKFTEQLSQTGGPQWLTTKRQESLELFNTLSVPTEQVEAWKYTQVEVDFDALQPHPKRGVALDLAALPQSVQKRLQGTDVGAFLVLDGPDVVYRTELPADLREKGVIFTDLKTAVEQHADLVQAHLYSVVPAEVPDDTTIAAPGTTPSKSPDPSEGKFSALAAALWTNGAFVYVPRGVEVELPLGSFRVMSEAGTYTATRTLVVAEENAQVTFIDEQDSEELPNTYAIGAVELVVKQGARLRYVSIQNWGKGVTHIQRQRGDVARDATLNSLVVTMGGTLSRTEMQSYLRGQGSDSEMLALYFANEDQHFDHYTLQHHAAPNAHSDLLYKGVGDGQSVGVFSGMIKVDLGAQKTDAYQKHRTLMLSSEARNFSVPQLEINANDVRCSHGSTTGPVDEEQLFFLRSRGIRKELAEKMLVTAFLEDVLARVPLQSVVKYIEGIIAEKVGAA